A window from Megalobrama amblycephala isolate DHTTF-2021 linkage group LG21, ASM1881202v1, whole genome shotgun sequence encodes these proteins:
- the tp53inp2 gene encoding tumor protein p53-inducible nuclear protein 2: MLQRLTNLLFGSVNETTQEPTVPKPGSPEVDEEGWLLVSAADGETSSEPNEVQLKIVRTLSSTEKSAASLVSDASIAEPEVPVARGSGRVSQRLVSQSGALVKVTQVGRIQRAQARANRHNLGRKCIQRQNHIRQRVPQHYSRKQRVILHQPGRRNFSH, encoded by the exons ATGCTTCAACGGCTCACAAACCTGCTCTTTGGAAGCGTGAATGAAACAACTCAGGAACCAACTGTACCAAAACCAGGGTCTCCGGAAGTGGATGAGGAGGGCTGGCTTCTGGTCAGCGCAGCGG ATGGAGAGACATCCTCTGAACCCAATGAGGTTCAGTTGAAGATAGTAAGAACCCTGTCAAGCACTGAGAAAAGTGCTGCCAGCTTGGTCAGTGATGCAAG CATCGCAGAGCCAGAGGTCCCTGTTGCTCGAGGCAGTGGTCGAGTATCTCAGCGGTTGGTCTCTCAGTCTGGggctctggtcaaagtcacacagGTGGGCCGGATACAGCGGGCTCAGGCTCGGGCCAACCGCCACAATCTCGGCCGCAAATGCATTCAGCGCCAGAACCACATCCGTCAACGTGTTCCTCAACATTACTCTCGCAAACAGCGTGTGATCCTCCACCAGCCTGGCCGTCGCAATTTTAGTCACTAA
- the cyldb gene encoding ubiquitin carboxyl-terminal hydrolase CYLD produces MELDKEQQESYFIVVRRTKKGLSRGAIGRADAETAAGELIGMVYGGSGSARSSGAVKKQDTYPLSRHQAQLLLFVSPASRRLELLSNVQLFSAICDLAQDDLVVVKHKKDFQPCLVKNLIQIGKKDKPGVLQMLGFELDLVDTERDILTKKTVPLPFFSAADIVQVAPSHLNTRQPLRVSTDLGLNRKAVSRIYSMPALNSRNAKKGSILSNKDMANSIKALSHYSLEVGSMAEVISLNGLKVYGVIRWIGVPVGKKHYWAGLELDTEATTCSDGTLGTKRYFTCEGNKALFVPLTNCKPDSRFLFNPNENEKPLEPPSVILLEDLDEDVPPVAEQDVLSHLVGRMRGIQGHFNSCYLDATLFSLFTSSTGFNRMFNRSADSEEGISHILRRDIVNCLRRSGFVPAESVMKFRKQLGCKSFATEEKDPEEFITLLLKDVLHIEPLLKIRSHGELSQDAYTHQIIVEKNQVGAVPSVQQLLEMSLVSSDLKFEEIPSCLIVQMPRFGKKFKMFPKIIPSTELDITDVLHCSPRECFLCGHVAEYECDQCLMDHKLQPGKIKQYCSTCNTQVHTHPSRQEHTPHKLTVPDHLPEDASVQRHQMQLFAVLCINTSHYVSFVKYGPDPRSWIFFDSMADRCGDDNNGYNVPVIRSCPEVGDFLSQSEEEISTADLSQCSELVRRLLCDSYMCLYQRTDNHPQHHQ; encoded by the exons ATGGAACTGGACAAGGAACAACAGGAGAGCTACTTTATTGTAGTGAGGAGAACCAAGAAGGGCTTATCTCGCGGGGCGATTGGGCGCGCGGATGCGGAGACAGCAGCAGGAGAACTCATAGGAATGGTTTATGGAGGAAGTGGCAGTGCTAGGAGCAGTGGCGCGGTGAAGAAACAGGACACATACCCGCTCTCACGCCATCAAGCTCAGCTACTTTTGTTCGTTTCTCCTGCCAGCAGGCGACTGGAACTCCTGAGCAACGTCCAGCTCTTCAGTGCAATTTGTGACCTTGCTCAGGATGATCTTGTAGTGGTCAAACACAAGAAGGACTTTCAACCATGCCTGGTCAAAAATCTGATTCAGATAGGCAAGAAGGACAAACCAGGAGTCTTGCAAATGCTGGGATTTGAGCTGGACTTGGTG GACACTGAGCGGGATATTTTGACGAAGAAGACTGTCCCTCTTCCCTTCTTCAGTGCAGCTGACATTGTCCAGGTGGCTCCGTCACATTTAAACACCAGGCAGCCGCTGAGAGTCAGCACTGATTTGG GTTTGAACAGGAAAGCAGTGTCACGCATATATTCCATGCCAGCTCTCAACTCACGCAATGCAAAAAAAGGAAGTATCTTATCCAACAAGGATATGGCTAACTCCATTAAGGCCTTGTCCCATTATTCTTTGGAGGTGGGGTCCATGGCAGAGGTCATATCTTTGAATGGACTGAAAGTGTATGGGGTGATCAGATGGATTGGAGTTCCAGTTGGAAAGAAACATTACTGGGCAGGACTTGAGCTG GACACTGAAGCGACGACTTGTTCGGATGGGACGCTTGGTACGAAACGGTATTTCACCTGTGAAGGAaacaaagccttgtttgtgCCACTGACCAACTGCAAACCAGACAGTAGATTTCTGTTCAATCCGAATGAGAATGAGAAACCACTTGAACCTCCTTCAG TCATACTCCTGGAAGATTTGGATGAAGATGTTCCCCCTGTTGCCGAGCAAGATGTTTTGTCTCATCTGGTGGGCAGAATGAGGGGAATCCAAGGTCACTTCAACTCCTGCTATCTAGATGCCACTCTCTTTAG TCTCTTCACGTCATCCACAGGTTTCAACAGAATGTTTAACAGATCAGCAGATAGTGAGGAAGGCATTTCACACATTTTAAGACGGGACATTGTGAACTGTTTACGCCG ATCGGGCTTTGTTCCAGCTGAGAGTGTGATGAAGTTTCGTAAACAGCTGGGCTGCAAATCTTTTGCTACAGAGGAGAAAG ATCCAGAGGAGTTCATCACCCTACTGCTAAAGGATGTTTTACACATAGAGCCATTGCTCAAAATCAG GTCACATGGAGAGTTGTCACAGGATGCCTATACACATCAGATCATTGTAGAGAAGAATCAGGTGGGAGCCGTGCCTTCAGTTCAACAGCTGCTTGAGATGTCTTTAGTATCAAGTGATCTGAAGTTTGAAGAG ATTCCATCTTGCCTTATAGTTCAGATGCCACGATTTGGAAAGAAGTTCAAGATGTTCCCTAAAATCATTCCCTCAACAGAACTGGACATCACAGATGTCTTGCATTGTT CTCCTCGGGAATGTTTTCTGTGTGGTCATGTAGCTGAATATGAGTGTGACCAGTGCCTGATGGACCATAAGCTCCAGCCAGGCAAAATTAAGCAGTATTGCTCTACCTGCAACACACAG GTTCACACTCATCCCTCCAGACAGGAACACACTCCTCACAAACTTACAGTTCCAGATCATCTTCCAGAAGATGCATCAGTACAGAGGCACCAGATGCAACTCTTTGCAGTTCTCTGTATAAACACCAGCCATTATGTGTCTTTTGTCAAATATGGGCCTGACCCACGGTCCTGGATCTTCTTTGACAGCATGGCTGACCGATGcg GTGATGATAACAATGGCTACAACGTTCCCGTGATCAGGTCCTGTCCTGAGGTTGGAGACTTCCTTTCCCAGTCTGAGGAGGAGATCTCCACAGCAGATCTGAGTCAGTGCAGTGAGCTGGTGCGCAGACTGCTGTGTGATTCATACATGTGTCTGTATCAGAGAACAGACAATCACCCTCAGCATCATCAATGA